In Scyliorhinus torazame isolate Kashiwa2021f chromosome 19, sScyTor2.1, whole genome shotgun sequence, a single genomic region encodes these proteins:
- the cdpf1 gene encoding cysteine-rich DPF motif domain-containing protein 1, whose protein sequence is MQSVEEPEGVFECRLCGLRAPYSYHGQKPPNACSVVLLEECYTMNDPFTPQKDRFLILGSHCCLCNNAVCVGQDCSLFYTKRFCIPCVKEHIDKFPEEIQLDLQKKKQQQNLQASR, encoded by the exons ATGCAGTCCGTTGAAGAGCCGGAAGGGGTGTTTGAATGTCGGTTGTGTGGACTCAGAGCGCCGTACAGTTACCATGGACAGAAGCCCCCAAACGCATGCTCTGTTGT ACTGTTGGAGGAGTGCTACACCATGAATGATCCATTCACCCCTCAGAAGGACAGGTTCCTCATCCTTGGCTCCCACTGTTGTCTGTGCAACAATGCCGTGTGCGTTGGGCAA GATTGTAGCCTGTTCTATACAAAGCGATTCTGCATTCCCTGTGTGAAGGAACATATAGACAAATTCCCTGAAGAGATTCAGTTGGACCTACAGAAGAAAAAGCAACAACAAAACCTTCAGGCCTCCAGGTGA